The proteins below come from a single Zhouia spongiae genomic window:
- a CDS encoding polysaccharide deacetylase family protein, protein MLLVDYRTTEDAEEFLAFIGPKINYSKSPLNGEFFIRAHDLLFEQGISDVEVVIQDWIDVPCFFSTSEKSHLPFDIFAASFYLLSRYEEYLPHVKDEHGRYPAEESLAYKHKFLELPVVDLWIGKLKHILETYYPSYQFKKKEFKSIPVIDVPVLYNYRKKGIIRTIASTILDLAYFNLKDVFERFQVLLGLKRDPFDNFDELIRLHKENSIDAIYFFLMGDYSAYDKNISVNNPSFRGLVKSVADYSIVSLMASYEAFDNVELLKKERKRLIDFVNRPVKKARWRFNRLNIPESYRTMTTAEFNEDYTMGYSAHIGFRAGTCTPFNFYDISFEEQLPIKVVPFCASYILIQNAVNFQQIKRKLMSLQESVKKVEGTFVVIFSNEVLNFETRKQLWELYREMFSEKE, encoded by the coding sequence AAAAGTCCTTTAAACGGAGAGTTTTTTATCCGTGCCCATGATCTTTTGTTCGAACAGGGAATATCTGATGTCGAGGTTGTAATTCAGGATTGGATTGACGTGCCCTGTTTTTTTTCGACCTCAGAAAAAAGTCACCTCCCTTTCGATATTTTTGCTGCCAGTTTTTACCTTTTGAGCAGGTATGAAGAGTATCTTCCGCATGTAAAGGATGAGCACGGACGCTATCCGGCGGAGGAGAGTCTGGCCTATAAGCATAAGTTTCTGGAATTACCTGTAGTAGATCTGTGGATCGGGAAGCTTAAACATATATTAGAGACGTATTATCCGTCCTATCAGTTTAAAAAGAAAGAATTTAAAAGCATTCCGGTAATAGATGTTCCCGTGCTTTATAATTACAGAAAGAAAGGAATCATCAGAACCATTGCTTCAACAATTTTAGATCTGGCCTATTTTAACCTGAAAGATGTTTTTGAACGTTTTCAGGTCTTATTGGGATTAAAAAGAGATCCTTTCGATAATTTTGATGAACTGATCAGACTTCATAAAGAAAATAGTATAGATGCCATTTACTTTTTTCTGATGGGAGATTATTCTGCTTATGATAAGAATATATCGGTCAATAATCCCAGTTTCAGGGGGTTGGTAAAATCGGTGGCCGATTACAGTATTGTTTCATTAATGGCTTCTTATGAGGCTTTTGATAATGTAGAATTATTAAAGAAGGAGAGAAAGCGACTTATAGATTTTGTCAATAGACCGGTGAAAAAGGCTCGGTGGAGGTTTAACAGGTTGAATATTCCCGAAAGCTACAGGACGATGACAACTGCGGAATTTAATGAAGATTATACAATGGGGTATTCAGCTCATATAGGCTTCAGAGCAGGAACCTGTACACCTTTTAATTTTTACGATATCAGTTTTGAAGAGCAGTTACCGATAAAAGTTGTGCCGTTTTGTGCTTCTTACATACTGATACAAAATGCAGTGAACTTCCAGCAAATAAAAAGAAAACTAATGTCGTTGCAGGAATCCGTTAAAAAGGTAGAGGGGACGTTTGTAGTTATATTCTCTAATGAAGTTTTAAATTTTGAAACCAGAAAACAACTTTGGGAA